Proteins found in one Acidobacteriota bacterium genomic segment:
- a CDS encoding aminodeoxychorismate/anthranilate synthase component II, with protein sequence MKKVFLLDNYDSFTYNVAQLLGKIGCNFLVRRPHETSLQEMESFFYSSDHLALHAHDSEMRIILSPGPMRPEDHPFLFEVLERFHGSARILGICLGMQAINKFFGGSIKKDDVPLHGKVSMIIHSGRGLFHGIKNPFQAARYHSLLLDMIPDPLKVTAITDDGKPMAFQHRIYPIFGVQFHPESFMTEHGEILLANFMNAGAE encoded by the coding sequence ATGAAGAAAGTATTCCTTCTCGACAACTATGATTCCTTCACTTATAACGTGGCTCAGTTGCTGGGAAAGATAGGATGCAATTTCCTGGTGAGAAGACCTCACGAGACATCCTTGCAGGAAATGGAATCATTCTTTTATTCAAGCGATCATCTCGCTCTCCATGCACACGATTCTGAGATGAGGATCATCCTTTCCCCTGGACCAATGAGGCCAGAAGACCATCCCTTCCTGTTCGAAGTTCTGGAAAGGTTCCACGGCTCTGCAAGAATCCTTGGGATCTGCCTCGGCATGCAGGCCATCAATAAGTTTTTCGGGGGGAGCATCAAGAAGGATGATGTCCCCCTGCACGGAAAGGTATCCATGATCATCCATTCAGGACGAGGACTATTCCATGGGATCAAGAACCCATTTCAGGCGGCACGGTACCACTCGCTACTCCTCGACATGATACCCGATCCTCTAAAAGTAACGGCCATAACCGATGATGGAAAGCCGATGGCTTTTCAGCACCGGATTTATCCCATTTTCGGCGTTCAGTTCCACCCTGAATCTTTTATGACTGAGCATGGAGAAATCCTCCTTGCAAATTTTATGAATGCGGGAGCCGAGTAA
- a CDS encoding UDP-glucuronic acid decarboxylase family protein yields the protein MEKTVMITGGAGFIGSHLCDRFLERDFHVICMDNLSTGSIENISHIRNEKFQFIKQDVTEYIYIAQQVDYILHFASPASPKDYAELPIQTLKVGSLGTHKTLGLAKAKNSVFLLASTSEVYGDPLVHPQPESYWGNVNPVGPRGVYDEAKRFAEAMTMAYFRYHGVNTKIARIFNTFGPRMRLDDGRAIPTFLCQALNNEDITVYGDGMQTRSFCYIDDMVEGLYRLLLLDYHEPLNIGNPGEMTVKEMAEKIIRITGSKSRIVFKPLPIDDPKVRQPDISLARKVMNWEPKVSIEAGLRRTIDDFKKRLAL from the coding sequence ATGGAGAAAACCGTTATGATTACGGGCGGAGCCGGGTTCATCGGATCGCATCTGTGCGACCGCTTTCTCGAGAGGGATTTCCATGTTATCTGCATGGATAATCTCTCGACGGGCAGCATAGAGAACATATCGCACATCCGCAACGAAAAATTCCAGTTCATCAAGCAGGATGTTACCGAATATATCTACATCGCCCAGCAGGTTGATTACATCCTCCACTTCGCCTCTCCGGCCAGTCCAAAGGACTACGCGGAACTCCCCATTCAGACCCTCAAGGTGGGCTCTCTCGGGACGCACAAGACGCTCGGACTGGCGAAGGCCAAGAATTCAGTCTTCCTGCTTGCTTCCACTTCGGAGGTCTATGGAGATCCGCTGGTTCATCCACAGCCTGAATCATACTGGGGAAACGTCAATCCCGTGGGACCGAGAGGGGTTTACGATGAAGCCAAGAGATTTGCTGAGGCGATGACGATGGCCTATTTCAGGTACCATGGCGTCAACACGAAGATAGCAAGGATCTTCAACACGTTCGGCCCGAGGATGCGACTCGATGACGGCAGAGCAATACCTACCTTCCTCTGCCAGGCCCTTAACAACGAAGACATAACCGTGTACGGGGACGGGATGCAGACCAGGTCATTCTGCTACATCGACGACATGGTGGAAGGTTTATACAGGCTACTTCTCCTCGATTACCATGAGCCTCTAAACATTGGAAACCCAGGCGAGATGACGGTAAAGGAGATGGCCGAAAAGATAATCAGGATAACCGGCAGCAAGAGCCGGATTGTCTTTAAGCCTCTCCCCATCGATGACCCGAAGGTCAGGCAGCCGGATATCTCCTTGGCAAGAAAGGTGATGAACTGGGAACCGAAAGTCAGCATCGAGGCGGGTTTGCGACGAACCATCGATGATTTTAAGAAGAGGCTTGCTCTCTGA
- a CDS encoding lysophospholipid acyltransferase family protein: protein MGRILESLKFSIIALVANLLIRISRYTMRITYINDEVIRLLSREGKNYIMAFWHGRLFMMPYSYPGKRITILISRHRDGEYIARTMRLFGFDSTRGSTTEGGPQALKEVLRRGKQGYDIAFTPDGPRGPGQKAQPGVIQAAKLSGFPIIPVSFSASRKKVFQTWDKFLLPLPFSKGVFLYGDPIHVSRDADDRMMEEKRIELETSLKRITEEVDGYFKSVK from the coding sequence ATGGGAAGGATTCTGGAATCTCTAAAATTCTCGATCATTGCCCTCGTCGCGAACCTATTGATCCGGATCAGCCGGTACACAATGCGGATCACCTACATTAATGATGAGGTGATCAGGTTGCTCAGCAGGGAAGGGAAAAACTATATCATGGCTTTCTGGCATGGGCGACTATTCATGATGCCTTACAGCTATCCCGGGAAGAGGATAACGATTCTGATCAGCAGACACCGGGATGGAGAGTACATAGCAAGGACGATGAGGCTGTTCGGTTTCGACTCCACGAGAGGGTCGACTACGGAAGGAGGTCCGCAGGCCCTCAAGGAGGTCCTGAGAAGGGGAAAGCAGGGTTACGATATAGCCTTCACTCCGGATGGTCCGAGAGGTCCTGGACAGAAGGCTCAGCCTGGAGTGATACAGGCGGCAAAGCTTTCGGGCTTTCCCATCATCCCCGTTTCCTTTTCAGCTTCGAGAAAGAAAGTCTTCCAGACATGGGATAAATTCCTTCTACCCCTTCCCTTCTCGAAAGGGGTATTCCTGTATGGTGATCCTATCCATGTAAGCAGAGATGCCGATGACAGGATGATGGAAGAAAAGAGAATCGAGCTTGAGACATCGCTCAAGAGGATCACCGAAGAGGTGGATGGTTATTTCAAATCTGTAAAATGA